A DNA window from Fodinibius sp. Rm-B-1B1-1 contains the following coding sequences:
- a CDS encoding rhodanese-like domain-containing protein yields MAKHHSDRFVTLVDDAKTRIDEISPEEVREKQKSNDSFVLLDVREQDEWEKARIAGAEYLGKGVIERDVEEEYPDIDQELILYCGGGYRSALAADNLQKMGYRNVKSLAGGFRSWTEAGYPIQKETI; encoded by the coding sequence ATGGCTAAACATCATTCCGACCGTTTTGTAACGCTTGTTGATGACGCTAAAACACGTATTGATGAAATTTCTCCCGAAGAAGTCAGGGAGAAACAAAAGTCCAATGACAGTTTTGTACTGTTGGATGTCCGCGAGCAGGATGAATGGGAGAAAGCTCGTATCGCCGGTGCTGAGTATCTTGGGAAGGGTGTGATAGAACGAGATGTCGAGGAAGAATATCCCGATATAGACCAAGAGTTGATACTCTATTGTGGTGGTGGATATCGTTCTGCACTGGCAGCAGATAATCTTCAGAAAATGGGATATCGAAACGTGAAATCGCTGGCTGGTGGATTTCGTTCGTGGACCGAAGCGGGGTATCCTATCCAAAAAGAAACGATATAA
- the recN gene encoding DNA repair protein RecN, translated as MIQSLYIKDFALIDELDVSFQSGLNILTGQTGAGKSIIIGALNMILGERADTEVIRQGADKAIAEAIIAIGKNEEINQLLEENAVEVGPELILRREIRSSGSRGFINDTPVTISVLREVGNYLVDLHGQHDHQMLLKEENHRGVIDGFADVKPALEAYRESYQQMVELRKELRSLKKRERELQEKVELYQFQVEELEDAELDPDEEEKLEEEINLLDNAEELDQKAGAIVEMGDRDEVNVMSLLNQIKLHLEDIARIEPEFKSYLDEISSARISIRETVQFAERYRSKIEFNANRLEKLRKRQNQLNSLQKKYHRSIPELIEYLQEIKKELSLAENFDLEIEKLQKQIDDQADVLAKKARELHNVRKKVGEQLSGQIEDELNKLGIPHADFEVRVDWMTVSESQGWITVGGQPVECTEHGCDEIRLYISTNKGEEPKPLAKIASGGEVSRVMLALKSIIAREQSLPVMIFDEIDTGISGEISEKVGRTMRRLSKRCQIIAITHQPQIASQAHKHYKVQKLEQDGRTVSQIIPLNDNEHITEVATLMSGENITEAALESAQELINKNTFKN; from the coding sequence ATGATACAATCTCTTTATATAAAAGATTTTGCATTGATTGATGAGCTGGATGTTTCATTTCAGAGTGGGCTTAACATCCTAACCGGACAGACTGGTGCTGGTAAGTCTATTATCATTGGAGCGTTAAATATGATTTTAGGAGAGCGCGCTGATACCGAAGTGATCCGTCAAGGTGCCGATAAAGCAATTGCCGAAGCAATTATTGCCATTGGTAAAAATGAAGAGATCAATCAGTTATTAGAAGAAAATGCTGTAGAGGTAGGTCCCGAACTAATTTTACGGCGCGAAATTCGCTCGTCGGGTAGCCGGGGATTTATTAACGATACGCCGGTAACAATTTCGGTATTGAGAGAGGTGGGAAATTATCTTGTAGATCTGCACGGCCAGCACGATCATCAGATGTTGCTTAAAGAAGAAAATCACCGTGGGGTTATTGATGGTTTTGCAGACGTAAAACCTGCTTTGGAAGCGTATAGAGAATCATATCAGCAGATGGTAGAGCTTCGCAAAGAGTTACGGAGTCTTAAAAAGCGCGAACGTGAGCTTCAGGAAAAGGTAGAGTTATACCAATTTCAGGTTGAAGAGCTTGAAGATGCTGAGCTTGATCCTGATGAGGAAGAAAAGCTCGAGGAGGAGATTAACTTGCTTGATAATGCAGAGGAGCTTGACCAGAAAGCGGGAGCTATTGTGGAGATGGGTGATCGCGATGAGGTTAATGTGATGTCGTTGCTGAATCAGATAAAGTTACACCTGGAAGACATTGCTCGCATCGAGCCCGAGTTTAAAAGCTATCTCGATGAGATTTCCTCGGCGCGGATTAGCATTCGGGAAACGGTACAATTTGCAGAGCGATATCGTAGCAAAATCGAGTTTAATGCCAATCGGTTAGAGAAACTTCGAAAACGTCAGAATCAGTTAAATAGCCTTCAGAAAAAATATCACCGCAGTATTCCTGAATTGATTGAGTATCTCCAGGAGATTAAAAAGGAGTTAAGCTTAGCTGAAAATTTTGATCTCGAGATTGAAAAGCTTCAAAAACAGATTGATGATCAGGCTGATGTGCTTGCGAAAAAAGCAAGAGAACTCCATAATGTTCGCAAGAAAGTTGGAGAACAATTATCGGGTCAGATCGAAGATGAACTAAACAAGTTGGGTATCCCGCACGCTGATTTCGAGGTCCGGGTTGATTGGATGACAGTATCGGAGTCGCAGGGCTGGATAACGGTTGGTGGTCAGCCGGTAGAATGCACTGAACATGGCTGCGATGAGATTCGGTTGTATATTTCTACAAATAAAGGGGAGGAGCCCAAGCCTTTGGCTAAAATTGCATCCGGTGGAGAAGTTAGTCGTGTGATGTTAGCCCTGAAATCGATTATAGCCCGTGAGCAAAGTCTGCCAGTGATGATTTTTGACGAAATTGATACGGGTATTAGTGGGGAGATATCCGAAAAAGTGGGCCGTACCATGCGACGACTTTCCAAGCGTTGCCAAATTATTGCTATCACTCATCAGCCACAGATAGCCAGTCAGGCGCACAAGCATTATAAAGTACAGAAGTTAGAACAAGACGGACGAACGGTATCCCAGATTATTCCATTGAATGATAACGAGCACATAACCGAAGTGGCTACGTTGATGAGCGGTGAAAATATCACAGAAGCCGCACTCGAAAGTGCACAGGAATTAATAAATAAAAACACCTTTAAGAATTAA